In one Bacillota bacterium genomic region, the following are encoded:
- a CDS encoding restriction endonuclease subunit S, translating to MAKYKPYEKYKDSGIEWIGQVPEHWGETKIKHIAKINKRALPESTPNDYIIDYVDIGSVTPEGKVNSVQTVTFEKSPSRARRIILDGDTIVSTVRTYLKAITWFDSPPKNLICSTGFAVLSPTDSISPKFLFRLMQSEPYINEIVSRSTGVSYPAINASEIGQFLCYLPLLEEQQAIANFLDQKTSEIDALIADKEKLIKILQEYRQSVISEAVTKGLNPDVKMKDSGVEWIGQVPEHWKSRKLKHVMKLVYRYPTYYGISYQSTGVLEIRGEMLSEDGTICTKSCEPRYISEETASKFPRTKLEVDDIVMSVRGTMGKVGIVTLKEEGSNITANLLRLSPDTNAIYSQWLIKVLRSFNFHQELDNCCDKTTIQTVRVPKLLDIYIPFPSLGEQQAIANFLDQKTFEIDDLIADIRNSIDSLKHYRQSLISEAVTGKIDVRGYDSEGH from the coding sequence ATGGCGAAATATAAGCCTTATGAGAAATATAAGGATTCAGGTATTGAGTGGATAGGGCAGGTGCCGGAGCATTGGGGGGAAACGAAAATAAAGCACATTGCCAAAATCAATAAAAGAGCACTTCCAGAAAGTACACCCAATGATTATATAATTGATTACGTTGACATCGGTAGTGTAACGCCAGAGGGTAAAGTAAATAGTGTGCAAACTGTCACCTTTGAAAAATCCCCTAGTCGGGCGCGAAGAATTATTCTAGATGGGGACACAATTGTATCAACCGTTAGAACTTACTTAAAAGCAATTACTTGGTTTGATAGTCCCCCGAAGAATTTAATATGCTCTACCGGTTTTGCAGTTTTATCACCTACCGATTCAATCAGCCCCAAGTTCCTGTTTCGTCTAATGCAGTCAGAGCCTTATATAAATGAAATTGTAAGTCGGTCTACAGGTGTTAGCTACCCTGCAATCAATGCCTCTGAAATAGGTCAATTCCTTTGCTATCTGCCACTCTTGGAAGAACAACAAGCCATCGCCAACTTCCTAGACCAAAAAACATCCGAAATAGATGCCCTTATAGCTGATAAAGAAAAGCTCATCAAGATATTACAGGAGTACAGGCAGTCAGTTATCAGTGAAGCAGTAACAAAGGGGCTTAACCCTGATGTAAAGATGAAGGATTCAGGTGTTGAGTGGATAGGGCAGGTGCCGGAGCATTGGAAGTCCAGAAAGCTTAAGCACGTTATGAAGTTGGTGTATCGTTACCCAACATATTATGGGATATCATATCAATCAACAGGTGTTCTTGAAATTCGAGGAGAAATGCTTTCTGAAGATGGAACGATTTGTACGAAATCATGCGAGCCAAGATATATTTCAGAAGAGACTGCAAGTAAATTTCCTCGAACAAAACTTGAGGTTGATGATATTGTTATGTCTGTACGTGGAACAATGGGTAAGGTTGGGATAGTTACCTTGAAAGAAGAAGGAAGTAATATAACAGCAAATCTACTTAGGTTATCACCCGATACAAATGCTATATATTCTCAATGGCTTATCAAGGTTCTCAGAAGCTTCAATTTTCACCAAGAACTTGATAACTGCTGTGATAAAACTACAATTCAAACCGTTAGGGTCCCTAAACTCCTAGATATTTATATTCCTTTTCCTTCTCTAGGAGAACAACAAGCCATTGCCAACTTCCTTGACCAAAAAACCTTTGAAATAGATGACCTTATAGCTGATATCCGAAACAGTATCGATTCCCTTAAGCATTATCGCCAGTCCCTGATATCCGAAGCAGTTACCGGAAAAATAGACGTCAGAGGATATGATAGTGAGGGACATTAA